The Nodosilinea sp. PGN35 DNA segment CGGTACTCTCAAAAAGTTCGCAATGCCTGGATAGAAATAGAGACGTTTTGTGGACTTGACCCCAAGAAGCATAGACCCCTTAGCGTAAATTCTTATTCTCTTAAAAGCTGCCGCCTTGAGTTTATTGTAGTGCCCGAAATCATTCAATATTTTGAAGGCTCTCTCCAAGAACAAGAAAAATATCTTCGCTCAGTAGAAATCCTTGGTGTTGCTGCGAAAGCACTAAATAGCTTAGACTTTCTTGAAGCCATCAGCACAAGCGATGTATATGGCTTTATCTATTCAGATGGTCGTAAGCACATCAAAGATATAGCTTATCTAAAGCATATTAAAAATGATCTTGATTTTCTTTCCTTACAGGAAATTTGCTGAATATGTAGGGTGCGATCAGTAGCCCTGTCGGTTGGGTTGAGGTTACGTTGGTGCAGCCTTGCCGAAGGCAATACCTCAACGCCGACAATAGTTTTGTTGGGTTACGCTCCGCTCCACCCAACCTACGGAAACTATAGGGCTTTTATTTAAGAAGTTCAATTAGTTCCTCTTTGCTTAGTTCGACATCTCGAAGGATTTTCAAAAGTAGTCCTTTTCCAATAGTTTTTCCGGAATGAATTGGAATTGTTGCGACCCTGCCATCGTCATGCTTCATGCGTAGATGACTGCCTTTTTGCCTGGCAATACGGAACCCTATTCCTTCCAGAGCTAGAATTAGTTCTTGGGCAGTAACACTAGGAAGCTTAGCCATTAGACAACGAGCCTTTGAACACCGATAAATTCGTTCATTGGCAACTCTTCTTCTAGCTCTTCAAGGCACAGTTCTATGACTTCTCGGATATTCACCATGAGTTCGTCAACGGTATCGCCTTGGCTGTAGCAAGCCTTTAGCTGAGGTACTTCGCCAACGTAAACACCGTCTTCATCCCGTTCGATAACCACAAAAAATTCTTTATTCTTCACATTCATTCCCTCCAGGTAGCATTTCACGGAACTAATCTGCGTCGGCTTCAGGTAGGGGTGCACGAGGTCTGCCCCATAATCTAGTCTTGCGATACAAGGTTTCTATGAGCGTGAGCAGTGGGTTACGCTGCGCGATGATACCCCCTAAACATCCCCTATAGCGCTAGCAAGTGTCTGGATTAGTCATTAACATGAGCACCGAATGCTCTGGTAGCAGAGTGAAGAAGCCTTCTTCATAAAACCCACTGCTGAACTCCACCTATAATAGTACTACCAACCTCTAGGGTGATTTCTTCGCCATGAGTAACCCGACTTCTACCAGCTTCACCATTGAAACCGAGCAAGAAGAAGAGGGTCGCTGGATTGCCGAAATCTTAGAGATTCCAGGTGCTCTGGTCTATGGTGCCAGTCAGCAACAGGCCGTTGCCCAAGTCAAAGCTCTAGCCCTGCGCGTGATTGCCGATAAGCTAGAGCATGGTGAAATTGACCTGGGCCTAGCCAGTTTCATCTAAGACTCTATAGAAAGCGTTTTTCGAAACCAATCTGCATCAGTGTCACCACCTCCTTAGTCGTTACCTCCCGCACCTCCAAATACCCCTGTCGCACCGTCAACGGCATTGGCACCCTCACCTGAATCGGCTGGGGCGGTGGGGCTACGGCCACGGCGGTCGGCCCCACCTCGGTCTGGGGCTTAGCCCGTTGAATGGCCACATCGGGAATGGCCACCAGCAGCGCCTGGTCGCCACTGGTTTCATACATCCGCACTTCCACCGAAACCGAATATTTGGGCCGCAACTGCGGGCCTAGCGACTCGGCCAAGGCGGCAATCAGCAGCAGGTGAACCCCCGGCCAGATCTCCGGATGCTCTAGTACCCTAA contains these protein-coding regions:
- a CDS encoding type II toxin-antitoxin system HicB family antitoxin, which codes for MNVKNKEFFVVIERDEDGVYVGEVPQLKACYSQGDTVDELMVNIREVIELCLEELEEELPMNEFIGVQRLVV
- a CDS encoding DUF4058 family protein, with translation MADLCLRVLEHPEIWPGVHLLLIAALAESLGPQLRPKYSVSVEVRMYETSGDQALLVAIPDVAIQRAKPQTEVGPTAVAVAPPPQPIQVRVPMPLTVRQGYLEVREVTTKEVVTLMQIGFEKRFL
- a CDS encoding type II toxin-antitoxin system HicB family antitoxin, with amino-acid sequence MSNPTSTSFTIETEQEEEGRWIAEILEIPGALVYGASQQQAVAQVKALALRVIADKLEHGEIDLGLASFI
- a CDS encoding type II toxin-antitoxin system HicA family toxin translates to MAKLPSVTAQELILALEGIGFRIARQKGSHLRMKHDDGRVATIPIHSGKTIGKGLLLKILRDVELSKEELIELLK